The following nucleotide sequence is from Chelmon rostratus isolate fCheRos1 chromosome 11, fCheRos1.pri, whole genome shotgun sequence.
GCCGCGTTGTGTCTGGCATCCTCCACTGCCTGTTCTATGAGCTCTATACCAATAATTCTGTCCACTCTGGGAGATACAGTGATACCGATGGCACCTGTCCCACAGCACACGTCGAGGAGAGTACCGCCAACTTTAGCTCCTCCTCCCTGACATTCCTCCTGGTTTGGGACACACAGGTCTCTCACTGTGTCGTACAGCACCTCAGCAGCTGCCTGGTTCACCTGGAAAAAGGCATCAGCAGAGATGCGGAACTTAAAGCCCAGCAGCTgtggatgaaaaaaacaacacaggatgAAAAACATAATGTAAGCTTACATGGATTttgtgccacctgctcatctcTGCCCATTGGTGTCTATCACTAATCTGTAACAGAAAGCCTGCATCACAAACAGCACGTGAAGTTTGACAGACATTAGCTGAGGATTCCAGATTTCCTGTAATTTTGCCATCACGGTGTATGTTACCTCTTCGTATATGTGTGGCTGACCATGCAGGAGCTGGTAGGGGGATTCCTCATGACTGCAGCGAGTCATGGTGGTCTCCTGAAAGAACAGCGAGTCCAGCTGACAGACTGATCCAGGTCCACGCGTAAAGTAATCCACCAGGTCAGCCTTATGGACCGCCACGTCTTCTGGGGTGAGCGTCTGTGGGTGAAAGTACACGATAGCCATAGTGTGGCCCTCTCTGTTGGTCCTCACTGTGACCTCTCTCCAGTGACCGCCAGTGTGAAACAGCAGGCAGGGCTCCAGGGAAGACCGGCGGATGAAGTCCTGGTAGCACCTGGCAACCAGTTTGTGCTTCTCCGGTATGTTGAGCAGGTGGTCTCCATTGATGCAGACAATgtttctctccctgcctgtgCCCATGTAAAATCCAACTGTTTTTGGATTTCCATCCACTCCTTTGTTGACAGAAAACGTAGACTTGTTGCGGTAGCCTTCCCTCACTGGCGATGGCAGAATAGGCAGAACAGGTATCCTGAGTTTACTTGTGACAGCTGATGAGGATTGAGATTGTAAATCACCTGAGAGGTACCCGCAGAGCTGAGACAGTATGCTTTCCTGGTGCTTTTGCTTGAGCTCAAGCTGCTCATCATAGCTGAGCCTCCACAGAGGGGTGACCACATCAGCCAGCCTCTCCTCCCAGGACATATCATCAGTCCCGGGAGGTTTCTTGTGACGTTTTCTCAACTGTTTCTTTGATGATGGTTTCCTCTGGTCAGCTTGAATAGCGTCAGTAgttgaaaaaaacagacaggtTCGCCTCAAAGTACACAGAATCTTGCGTTTGGCAAAGACTGACCTGCTCCATGTAGCtgacaaagacatttttactttcagaGAAGTAGCTATAATGGCCGAGGTTGCTGTGGGTGTCAGCCTGTATCACGAAGATGCTAAATATATAAAACTAACACCAGTGACTTTAATTATCAGTGTTCCCAAGCGTACGTTCTTCCGACTGTTCATGCAAGCCGAAGGTTCAACTATTGTGACGTATTAATTACGAGACACGTAGCCTCCAACGACATCTCCGTGCGTCGCGGGGCAAGTAAACATTTCCGCTGTGTCGCGATGGACTCAAACAAGGACGAAGCGGAGCGGTGCATAAAAATAGCCCAAACTGCCATCAGCAACAATCAGCAGGACAAAGCCAGGAAGTTTCTGGAGAAAGCACAGCGCCTGTTTCCCACAGATCAGGCCAAAAGTACGTCGAGTAAACGTCTGTTTCAACAGGAATTTTATCTCAGATGGTGGGCCGTCGCTGTGAAGCCGAatcagctaacgttagcataaCTGTCTTAACGTTACACCAGCTGCTCCTACCAGGACCTGGTATTTGTAGTTTTTAAGCCCATCCACCCGCAATATCCGTAATGTATTTGGTGACTTAATGTCTTAAATTGGTGATTGCTTATTCACAGTTCGCATTTACATCATTGACGTCCTTGCTAGCAGCTACAGTGCTAACTATTAGCTTACTATGCTAGTGGCTTATCTAACTAATTCGGAAGCAGACACAGGTGGGTTCCTTGAACATTAAGGCaccactttctttctcttcagaTTTACTGGAGTCGTTAGCGCGGAATGGAAAGCCTCCAGATGAGAATGGCGGTCCTGTGAACGGAGACGGACCCACTATGAGGCACCGAGGCCACGGAGAGGAGGCTGATGTGTCCGCACAGGGGGCCACAGACTCAGCCAAACCATACACTGCAGAGCAACTGGAAGCTGTCAGAAAGTCAGTCAACATGTGGATCTGATCTTTTGTTTTAGAAATAACGTTACTACGCAGTACTACAAACGACACAGTAGCGGTGTACAAATGAAGGGACACATGTTTTGCTCAGTACCCTCTTATTAGTCAATAGTGTGACGGtatttttgttatatttcataGCATATTCAACCTATTGTGGGGTGGGGGTTGTGGTCTCTGAGAAAATATCTGTACTGCCAGTGTGTGATGACCCCccttttaaaatcaaacaaactgcattGACAAAAATACTATGAAACTGCAAGAATTGAATATAATGTTgtatgttttaattgtttttgtatgctttgttttcaggatTAAGAGCTGTAAAGATTATTACCAAATTCTCGGAGTTGAAAAGACTGCCTCTGAGGAGGATCTTAAAAAGGCTTACAGAAAACTGGCTCTGAAATTTCACCCAGATAAAAATCACGCACCTGGAGCCACAGAGGCATTTAAAGGTAATTTAAAAGTAATTTCCAGTACTGCTCTGTGGAGGACATGTAAATGTAGGCTTACCAAGATCAAATTTGTGTgggttttttgtgtttttcagctatTGGTAATGCCTACGCTGTGCTGAGTAACGCTGAGAAACGAAGGCAGTATGATCAGTATGGAGAGGAGAGATCACACccaagcagacacagacaccaTCGTGATTTTGAAGCAGACATCTCACCTGAGGACCTCTTCAACATGTTCTTTGGTGGAGGCTTCCCATCAAGTACGTAGAGGTTGGGTCAATAAATGGCCAGGCAGGTTGTTGTTGTACATTGATATATTTTGGTTTTCATGTTTGGAGTAACATGCTCAGTAAACCATTTAATAGGTGAGATGTGAGGTTCAGGCTCAGATGAActgtctgattggctgttcagCCTTGTAGGTGTGTAGTATTTGGAGTGAACAGGCCAAAATCATGTCTAACtaaatgacatggatggttgAGAATGTAACTCTGCCCGCAAGCACAGTTCTCTCTGGTTGAACATGTGATAATCCATGCTGTAACTGAGGCCTTGATTTCACATGGCAAAGAGTTGCAGCGTGACTTAATGCCACATTATCTttgtttaatctttattttcttcaattCCTTTTAGGTAACGTACACGTTTACAGAAATGGGAGAATGCACTTTGCACATCACAATAGGCAAGAAAGACGAGAACAACAGAGAGATGTAAGTCTTGTCTGTGATACTTTAATTACTCTTGAATTTTATACCAGCTGATGTGCTGTATAATCTGCAATCAAATATTGTTCCTCTCTTTCCAGGGAGGTCTGGCTCTGTTTGTCCAGCTGATGCCCATCTTAATCCTCATCATTGTTTCCGCTCTCAGCCAGATGATGGTCACCCAGCCTCCCTACAGCCTTAGCTACCGCCCGTAAGTGGCCGCTCAGAGCACTTTCTTAAGTTGTGTGTCTTACTCTCAGTAATTATATCTTCTCTATACGTCAGGTCAGCGGGACATATTCACAAAAGGCATACATCAAACCTGAAGGTGCCTTTCTATGTGGGAGACCGTTTCAATGAAGAATATTCTGGGAATAACCTGAAGAATGTGGAGAGGAGTGTAGAGGAAGACTATATCTCCAACCTCAGAAACAACTGTTggaaggagaagcagcagagtaAGTTTAAAGTAGGGCTGCACCAAACAGTCATTTAAACTTTTGAGTAATCTCTTATTTTCTCAATCTATCAGTTTaaaaaagtgtcagaaaatagtgaaaattgCACATAAGAATTTTACAAAGCCCAAGTTGACAcatttaaattgcttttttgtccaaccaacagttcaaaacccaaaaCGATTTTCAGTTTGCTATCAAATATTCACATCTGTGAACACATATTCATTATATATTAACTACATATTCCAGCTGTAGTTTGCACTACTGCATCAAAtggttttctttgattttataTTAATAGAGTAGTTGATTGAGACCCAGCATACTGACGTATTGTGCTCTTGTGCTTTCAGAGGAAGGCTTACTATATCGTGCTCGTTACTTTGGGGATTCTGAGTTGTACCAAAGGGCACAAAGAATGGGGACTCCCAGCTGTTCCAGGCTATCTGAGATTCAGGTCATGTTGGATGGCTAGAAACCACTTGCACACATACGGGTAAGTTGCCACAAACAGAGTGACATTGCAGAATAATTGCAACTGTATCCAGTAAATGAGCTGCAAAGACTCcagtgttttgtatgttttatccCTCTATCTAACGATCACGCACACACCCACTCTTCAGTAAAGTTAACAGTCCTCCAAAGCATACCACGTTTTTGGATTGGTTCCCCACCTACCAGACTGCTGTCCTCATTCATTAGAATTAAAACTCTCGCCTCCAATATCTGATCCATTACAGCAAGCATTTTGTCACCTGTAACTTGTTGACGCATGTTAAGTTGCAAGCAGGGACTGGCATCTGATATTAAAGAGTCAGCTGTGTTGGCTCAGATGTCAGGGTTTCCCACAAGCAATTTACTACACCATCAAGAAGAGTTTTTAAAGCAGGTCCCGCTCGCAACTGCATTACCATGTTGTGACAGAACTTTGATCAATTAGAAGGCATCAATAAAGGCAACTGACAGGGCTGACAAGGGTCTTGCCTCTGCAAGCGGTTTTAATTCTAAAGTAAATAAAGACTTAAAGCAGCCTGGAACGTaggaaatatattttaaagaACACTGAATGATTTGATATATGGTGAACACTAATGTGGCTAAAACATGTAAAATTGTCAGTATGATCTTTTATTTTCTAGCTGCTCCACAGATGCTTCGCATTGCATAAGTGACAGTGAGAATAAATGATTTTTGTAGActtctgcatgttgttttttggcTGTCTCTGCAAGGATAGGAATCCAATAAAAGTTCATCCTGTGTAGAGTGACGGCTGCATAACCATCAGTGATTCTTCTGTCTTTCCTAGGTTCGTCGGTACTTGAATCAAATGAGAAGAAATCGGTCGGAGCCCACTCAAATTGGAGCATATTTCTGCAGCAAACCAAGAGAATCAAAAATGCCTTACGTGCAGTGGGCAGCAGACCTCATCAGGGAACCTCTCTGCAACTCGGTGTAGATTGACTTCCTGTAGAACTGTGAGAAGCTTTGAGTCGACTGCTGACATTTTCTTACTCTAGTGTCTTCAGGACGGTGAGAGTCCGCTTGTCGTCATGGCGGAAAGTAAGAGCATAGTTGTCTATTTGAACGGTAAACAAAGCTGCTAAGATAAGCTTTCTCTGTCccagtctttttgttttcctttttaacattttgagaaaCCTCATGGCCTTCTCATAGACAGATGTCTGAGCCACCAACAAGGAAAGTGTGTAATTTTTATAGTTCCTACCAatgtaaatattcattttacttttaacaGTGCAGGGTTTATTGGAGTTAATATCATTTACTATAATGTTATGTGGATTTGCTCGTAGCCTGTTGGATCATAACTATTGAAAATCGttgcacaaataaaagtaaaccATATTTATTAAATTAACATGCTAAAATTATATGAAGGTTTCTTTGAATTAAATTTGTCTAATGGTTGACTGGTGCTTATTTTCTCTTAACAAGACTAAGTCTACATCCTTGTTTATGACTCTCTAAGTTGTCCTTGCTACATGCTaccatcagcatgctaatgctaacatgctcacaatgacaatgctagcatggtAATATTTGCTAATAAGCACTAAACTCAGTGTACAGCTGTGGCTAAGGGggtgtcattagttttgcagatatttgttCAGAGACCAAAAAAATTGGtgcattttgacctgatgatgccATAAGATGAAAATTCCAAGTTATTATAACTCACTCCCAGTGTGACGTGAATGTCtttaccaaatttcatggtaatccagCCAATAGTTTTTGAAACATTTCACCCATAACAAGTGTGAACCTGTTGGTGACACCagaggaaatgctgaaagatcaccaaagtcattgggACTCATCATCTCCTCCCATATAGTAGTTGTTGAGGTACTTCAAAATTTATGTTATATTTCTGGACCAACAGACAGTTGTTGCTACACTGCTAGCATGGTTACAGACACACTCGCACTCTTATGTGCTTTCATGACAAGTCACTGATTGCTTATGAGTTAGAAGAAAACTCTCACCGCAAAGTCatagaaaataatttattggTGTTCTTTAAGTTGTTGCAAATATATAGCACACACACGTTTCAGGTTATATTTGACTATCAAATACATAAGCCGTTCCCCTGAGGGTGGGACTTTACATTCATAGGAAAGACACTGACCCATGTTCAAACATGAGCCCTCTCTGTTGAGTCACCTGTAACCAGGTGAGTAGCTGCCATGAGACGTAAGTCGTTTCCGTGGAAACCTCgttacacacaaaatacaccTACAAAGGCATTTATGTGTTGTTTCAGGGCCACCTGTCAGTGCCATTTGACGTGTTGGAGCCATAAGATATCGTCTTTAACCCACCAGCCTCCTTTCACAGTACATATAACTACCAGGGAAAGGGGTGCATGGTCAGCAGCACTCCTCAATCAGCAGCTCCCCTGAACAATACAGTTTTCTCTTGATAGCCCTGAAGCTTGTACTCAGCCTCAGAGTGTTTTGGAGCCCTGCAGACATCTGTGGTGACTTGCTACCCTTGAAGAGCTTCTGAACTTTTGGCCACAGTCCACTGGACTCGAGCCTCAGCACCAGGGTCACTTGAAAGGTCGGGACAAGGGAGGCGTCCACTGCTATCTGGTCCACAGTGCATAGGGGGCCCTGGTCCCCCCTGTCCACACACAGGTCAATGAGCGCTCCCCTGAGCCCGCAAGGCTCGCTGACAGCCAGATGGAGCAGTTCTTGGCTCATATTGTGCAGGAGAAAGTCCGGTATGATGAGTTTGGAGCAGCCCAGGGTGTGTGATGCTTCATTGAGGCTTTGTATTATAGTTGCCACAACCTCTGTAGCCAAGGTCTCCTCCAGGGGATAACAGAAGAAACTGCTGTCTGAGTCTGAGAGGGACATGTCTGCCACAGAGCCTAAAACAAAAGAACGCAGGTTAAAGTCTTGTTTGGGCCTGCAGGACCCAgtctaaaaaaacaaaggagggcACCAGCAATAGCCTCTGCCTTTCTAAAATCTTTTCTACGTTGTCAGTTCagtacacaaaacaaaatatttcttaGTTACAGTGTGAATAGGCTCCTGAGACAAAAGGCTGCAAGACTCACCAGTTTCACTCCTGCTGCACTGATGATCTGCTGCGACCCTCTGATTGATCCCCTTCAGCTCAgtcagcctctgcagcagatTGCCCCAGGACAGCCGCTTTGAACCCCTGTCCTCCGCTGGGGACGGAGGAAAGCTGCCGTCAAGAGAATGATTgcaagaaaaagacattttcacaaacaaacaaaaaagatccGATCGTTTAAAGAAGTGCAGTGGTATCTTCTAACAGTCGGGGCGCCCCCTCCTGAGCCAGAccagctggaaaacacactCTGCAACAATGGAACAAAGCGTTAAATAGCCAAGCCAGAACGCCCCGCCCCGCTGTATTTCTTAGCCAATGAGGTTTGAGCTCACGTTCCTCGCTCTCTACCCTGCCTGGTAACATTTTTGGCCCTTCACCCCACCCGACCCTGCGGCCCATCGACCCCCAACCAAACTTGTACACATGAGTTATATTGTTTTAAACTAATTTGATTGACAGACATAAAATCAAGGAGCCACACCGGCCGGCCAATGAGCGCCCGCAGCCGTAAAGCCATGAAACAATGAAGAGGACACGCCCCCTCAgattgagaaagaaaaaagaaatgatgaaagaaatgtggaaaaattCATTGACGTGAACGGCAGCTCAAACTGACACGTATCGCACGTAGGCCGCGTGTTTTCTCTTTCAATGATCGGAAACGTGAGTGCTGACTAATGaattttggagtttttttttctttcttttttgcatcAAAAAGTAGGATTCAGCTTTCGTGATGACAAAGCTGTTTAGGATCCTGACTAAAGACACCATGAATTACAGTGATGTTATGGACTATTGTAATTAAAGTACAGGTTATTATAGGATTCATTCAGAAATTTGGCCTTCGCGTGTTACCTGTTTCACACAATTACACATAATTGTGTTAATTGTGTGCTTTggttcatttttgtgtgtgagagtggtGGTGGTAGTAGATCAAAGATCCTTTCGTGAATCTTTTGAAAAATCTGTTAAAATTGAGTTCCAGAGATTTCCAGAATCGGCCGTCCCGAACTTTTGCAACAGCTCTTCAGCCTCCTGACTCGAAACACGTATGCCTGCACACAGACCCTCCCCCACCTCTCATAAACAGTCCTCTCCTGCGTGGGATCGAAGTGATCAGCATCTTCAGTTGGTGTTTGCACGTGCCCGCAGCGGTTTTTACACTCGAAGGATATTTTAATTGGCTTCATAACAACTGAATTATCTCTTTGTGCTTCAGCTTTGTTAGAAATGAGACCGATTGTATGGAGTTCAGTGGAGGGCTGATCAAATGCaggcaataataaaaatattccaAATTAACAAGGCTTGCAGCACACTAAAACTCAGCTCCAGTCCCACTGAGCAAAAAGTGTTTGACCATTCCTCAAGAAAAACAATATCCAATACTGGTAGAAACGCTCTAATTGTCTATGAAGCCTCTTAAAACGTGTTTAGACTGTAAAACTGGTTTATATAAATATGAGTTTATGGCATAGTGACTATATTAAGATGGATTTAGGcttttattattacttattgTTTTTACTCTGAAGCTACGGAGGACAAGCATGTCCTACATGATGTAATACGCCGCATAAGCAGATGATGGCGCCACTGTACTGCCTGCCGTGACAGACAATGAAGAAGCTTCAACCTGTGTgttgtgcgtgtgcatgcctGCATGTACAATGTTTATGCCTGAGTGCGCCTATTGTTTCGAGTGAATGTGCTTATGAACACACAGTCTTTGGCATGCATCAGTATTAGGCcgtgtgcacgtgcacgtgcacTGTGGTCGTCACGACTgtgtttcttctgcttcttcagTGTGTCACTGCAATCCACATCTGGATGATCCAGCACTTGATTGAGCCTAAGCCTCTGCGCTACGCTGTTTGGGGTACAACAGTGTTTGTGCCATGTCACTGAAAAAAAGGTAAAACGGAGAAGAGGAAATAAAGCGTGACAGGCGCTGTGTTTTACAATTCAAACAGGCCTGAGAGAGCTGTTAGGCTGGCCAGCCTCAGGCTATGTAATTCATGTATAATAAATCTACGACCAAATGGATTGTTaaggatggattttttttattttctggaaCAATTTGCTTTAATCTGAGGTGCAACGGAGTgaatcacaaagaaaaaagcaattttACATTGCAAGGAActttttttcagtcagtgtgaAAATATCCAGAGCAATTATGAGGCACTTAGATGGAAACACAATGTACTTACACCTGAATTAGCTCAGATACAACCTCCTTCTCCAGACACTTTTGAATATGCTCATGTTGCTAATTAATTCAGGAAGGGGTAAAAGGGTCCCTGGGTTGTGTTTGCCAGGCTGTAACTATAGCAACAGCATGCTGTTGTGAGAGGGGTCTATCTCACCGAgacagctgaaatgttttgttggaGCTGTAGTGTAACAATCTCAGTTGCCTCTGGTTTTTATCATTGTTGGTGACATGAAAAGTGGGGCGGcgtcagccaatcagacagcACCATTCCAACAGGAGTAGAAATTAAGTGTCATTCCATATCTGTGGTAAATATCCCAGCATGTAGCCTCTCAGTCCTGTCATCAGAGCCCCGTCTTTATCTGGACCCTGTAGCTCTGAGTGCAGGACTCGTGTTCATGTGGTTGCTTCGCCTGAAGTTGGAGCTGGGACAGCGTTCCATTTAGGTCTTGATTTATTGCTggaggaagcagaaacagacCTGCACTCTCAAGGGGGGCGCAGGAGAAACTGTTTGGCAAATTCTGCTGAGAGGCACTGTTCTTTATCAGCATTAATGCTTCACACACCAATTTCAAAGACCCCTTTTTTGAAAATATAACTGCCGCTTCCTGAAGCGTTAGTCTCTTCATTTTTGGCTGACCTCGAATTAGAAATATTGTCTGTGGGTTTCTTTTGGTCAGGGTACATTAAGGTAAGTAGACAATCACATGAAAAGCACAACTTTTGTTATATAAGCTAAGcttaaaacaactgaaatagcCTTTTGATACAAgtctactttttaaaatgtttccaaagaaaaccaaacaccTCTTTCACTTTGTAAAAAAGCTCAATTTCAGTGCATTATATTCAACTGATTACATGAAACTGTTAAGTACGACATTAGCATTTAAGACCATATATCATTTGTTTGACTTGATTCAAAGAAGGTTAGCAGGAACTGCagtaaaacatacaaaaaca
It contains:
- the LOC121614322 gene encoding DNA damage-inducible transcript 4 protein-like, producing the protein MSFSCNHSLDGSFPPSPAEDRGSKRLSWGNLLQRLTELKGINQRVAADHQCSRSETGSVADMSLSDSDSSFFCYPLEETLATEVVATIIQSLNEASHTLGCSKLIIPDFLLHNMSQELLHLAVSEPCGLRGALIDLCVDRGDQGPLCTVDQIAVDASLVPTFQVTLVLRLESSGLWPKVQKLFKGSKSPQMSAGLQNTLRLSTSFRAIKRKLYCSGELLIEECC
- the dnajb12a gene encoding dnaJ homolog subfamily B member 12a: MDSNKDEAERCIKIAQTAISNNQQDKARKFLEKAQRLFPTDQAKNLLESLARNGKPPDENGGPVNGDGPTMRHRGHGEEADVSAQGATDSAKPYTAEQLEAVRKIKSCKDYYQILGVEKTASEEDLKKAYRKLALKFHPDKNHAPGATEAFKAIGNAYAVLSNAEKRRQYDQYGEERSHPSRHRHHRDFEADISPEDLFNMFFGGGFPSSNVHVYRNGRMHFAHHNRQERREQQRDGGLALFVQLMPILILIIVSALSQMMVTQPPYSLSYRPSAGHIHKRHTSNLKVPFYVGDRFNEEYSGNNLKNVERSVEEDYISNLRNNCWKEKQQKEGLLYRARYFGDSELYQRAQRMGTPSCSRLSEIQVMLDG
- the trmt2b gene encoding tRNA (uracil(54)-C(5))-methyltransferase homolog-B; this encodes MSLSATWSRSVFAKRKILCTLRRTCLFFSTTDAIQADQRKPSSKKQLRKRHKKPPGTDDMSWEERLADVVTPLWRLSYDEQLELKQKHQESILSQLCGYLSGDLQSQSSSAVTSKLRIPVLPILPSPVREGYRNKSTFSVNKGVDGNPKTVGFYMGTGRERNIVCINGDHLLNIPEKHKLVARCYQDFIRRSSLEPCLLFHTGGHWREVTVRTNREGHTMAIVYFHPQTLTPEDVAVHKADLVDYFTRGPGSVCQLDSLFFQETTMTRCSHEESPYQLLHGQPHIYEELLGFKFRISADAFFQVNQAAAEVLYDTVRDLCVPNQEECQGGGAKVGGTLLDVCCGTGAIGITVSPRVDRIIGIELIEQAVEDARHNAALSNVLNCEFIPGKAEVVLPGLMSQLSSTGGGVVAAVINPARAGLHHRVVRALRNQPAVRKLVYVSCKPDGEAMRNFRELCCAPDPQKKLTGEAFSPTLAVPVDMFPHTPHCELVLLFER